TATCCGATATTGCAGCGGGAGGAAAAAGAGATGATGTCGTCAAGGTCTCGGTTCAACAGCCTCCGGTGACGAGCTATCTTTTGAGTTCTACCGTCAACTTTCTGGCAGGAGCCACCATTACAGTCGTACTGGTATATTTACTCCTGGCGATGGGACATCGTACTTTAAACTCGGTTGTGGAATTGATGCCGACGTTAAAGGACAAACGGGGTTTTGTCACGATGATTCGTAATGTGGAACAGGGAATCTCTCGTTATTTGCTGACCATAACCACGATCAATATCGTGCTTGGAATTGTGGTGGGGACAGTGCTCGGCCTGTTGGGACTTCCCGACCCTTTTCTGTTGGGGATCATGGTTGCAACATTGAATTTCATTCCGTTTGTCGGCGCTTTTGTCGGTGCCTCTGTAACATTTTTAATTGGCGTGGTTTATCTTCAGACCCCTGTGGAAGCAATCATTGGGCCACTGATCTATCTCGGTATCAACACACTGGAAGGAAATGTGATCACGCCAATGATTTTGGGAAGATCGCTGAAGCTGAATCCGGCATTAGTTTTTATTTGTATTATCTTTTGGGGCTGGGTCTGGGGCATCGGCGGGATCTTGCTATCTGTCCCCCTGATCGGAATGATCAAAATCTCTTGCGACCATTTCAAATTTCTCCAGCCGGTAGCACGGCTTCTTTCTGGCTAAGTTTACAAATCCTCGTTCAAAGGATTTAATATCGCGCTTGATCCAGGCAGGCGTGGTGGTGCGAGGTCGAGAAGCTGCATACAAATCGGAGTAATATCGACAATTCTGGGTGAATCCGGAAGTTCGAAATCAGCGGGCAAGCCGGCCGCAATCAGTGGGGCCGTTGAATCGAGTTGATGTAATGAACCATGTGATCCCGCGGGATTGCACTTGAGGTCAGGCAGGCAGAATTCTTTACCTAGCCGTGCTGTGACCCAGATGTTGC
This window of the Gimesia fumaroli genome carries:
- a CDS encoding AI-2E family transporter, with protein sequence MSPSISSREKPLDDSQKQADDDVGSELDSEPKSDNIQTAADDCLPESGLSEKLTKHSHGRVSLAILATLAIVHALYFARSILIPIALAIVLFFLLAPVVRFLSKPKLISESIAAAAVVLVLSLTITFAGTFLADPVSDWLADAPETFRKAEQKLRFIIDPVDKIDKASERVSDIAAGGKRDDVVKVSVQQPPVTSYLLSSTVNFLAGATITVVLVYLLLAMGHRTLNSVVELMPTLKDKRGFVTMIRNVEQGISRYLLTITTINIVLGIVVGTVLGLLGLPDPFLLGIMVATLNFIPFVGAFVGASVTFLIGVVYLQTPVEAIIGPLIYLGINTLEGNVITPMILGRSLKLNPALVFICIIFWGWVWGIGGILLSVPLIGMIKISCDHFKFLQPVARLLSG